A genomic stretch from Terriglobia bacterium includes:
- a CDS encoding response regulator, giving the protein MSPSGKYPVLVIEDEPAVLSFVKAALERAGYDVVPVASGADALAMLAHGRFLGVVSDMRTPGGVDGADVHDWIASNRPELGSRVIFITGDIVNEETAATLRRTGAPCVEKPFRVQQLIAVVEKVFGGPK; this is encoded by the coding sequence ATGAGCCCCAGCGGCAAATATCCGGTGCTGGTGATCGAGGACGAGCCCGCGGTGCTCTCTTTCGTCAAGGCCGCCCTGGAGCGCGCCGGATACGACGTCGTTCCCGTCGCTTCCGGCGCCGACGCCCTTGCCATGCTGGCCCACGGACGATTTCTCGGCGTCGTCTCCGACATGCGTACCCCGGGCGGCGTGGACGGCGCCGACGTGCACGACTGGATCGCCTCCAACCGCCCGGAACTGGGCTCGCGCGTCATCTTCATCACCGGCGACATCGTCAACGAGGAGACCGCCGCTACTCTGCGCCGCACCGGCGCGCCCTGTGTCGAAAAGCCATTTCGCGTCCAGCAACTCATTGCTGTCGTCGAGAAAGTCTTTGGGGGCCCGAAATGA
- a CDS encoding sigma-54 dependent transcriptional regulator — translation MNDEPRVRFLIVDDEQSIRKLCMTIGASLGFECAEAESAEAALAYLETESPDIVLLDRQLGAMSGDDLLRQVKSLLPRTEAAIITGHGSIESAVEAMKIGAYDYITKPFGAGQLKLVLQRMKEKVRLVAENEYLRDRVSNQQELNVIDGSSAKIQDVLRMISRLKDTRTPVLITGESGTGKELVARAIHFRGSFQKRPFVAVDCGSLVPTLIESELFGYEKGAFTGALKTKQGLFQAANTGTIFLDEIGELPLDMQAKLLRVLQEKEVRPVGSNDKVKVDVRVIAATNRDLESSYRAGTFRKDLYFRLNVVTVHVPPLRERRSDMVPLVRSFLARYAPDENVLVTPPAMNCLFQYDWPGNVRELENCVERAIALGNRKTIDLQDLPASIRAAGSTVPVPAEAPAPGAPAIGPGSTDLEDIERQTIQRVFQQVGGDKARAGKMLGISRATLYRKLKRYHIEAGESVDSTAVSAAQNN, via the coding sequence ATGAACGATGAGCCTCGCGTTCGCTTCCTGATCGTCGATGACGAGCAGAGCATCCGCAAGCTCTGCATGACCATCGGCGCCTCGCTTGGCTTCGAGTGTGCCGAAGCGGAAAGCGCCGAAGCCGCGCTCGCCTACCTGGAGACCGAGTCGCCCGATATCGTGCTGCTTGACCGCCAGCTCGGCGCCATGAGCGGCGACGACCTGCTCCGCCAAGTCAAGTCTCTGCTGCCCCGCACCGAAGCCGCCATCATCACCGGCCACGGCTCGATTGAGTCGGCGGTCGAAGCCATGAAGATCGGCGCCTACGACTACATCACCAAGCCCTTTGGCGCCGGCCAGTTGAAGCTCGTCCTGCAGCGCATGAAGGAAAAGGTGCGCCTCGTCGCCGAAAACGAGTACCTGCGCGACCGCGTCAGCAACCAGCAGGAGCTCAACGTCATTGACGGTTCCTCCGCCAAGATCCAGGACGTGCTGCGCATGATTTCCCGCCTCAAGGACACGCGCACTCCGGTGCTCATCACCGGCGAAAGCGGTACCGGAAAAGAGCTGGTCGCGCGCGCCATCCATTTTCGCGGCTCCTTCCAGAAGCGGCCCTTCGTCGCCGTGGACTGTGGCTCCCTGGTCCCGACCCTGATCGAGAGCGAGCTCTTCGGCTACGAAAAAGGTGCCTTCACCGGTGCCCTCAAGACCAAACAGGGTCTCTTCCAGGCGGCCAACACGGGCACCATTTTTCTCGACGAAATCGGCGAGCTGCCCCTCGACATGCAGGCCAAGCTGCTGCGCGTCCTGCAGGAAAAAGAGGTTCGTCCCGTCGGCAGCAACGACAAAGTCAAGGTGGACGTGCGCGTCATTGCCGCCACCAACCGCGATCTCGAATCCTCCTATCGCGCCGGCACCTTCCGCAAGGACCTCTATTTCCGGCTCAACGTCGTGACCGTTCACGTGCCCCCGCTGCGCGAGCGCCGTTCCGACATGGTGCCGTTGGTGCGCTCGTTCCTGGCGCGCTACGCTCCCGACGAAAACGTGCTGGTTACGCCGCCCGCGATGAATTGCCTGTTCCAATACGACTGGCCGGGCAACGTCCGCGAATTGGAGAACTGCGTCGAGCGCGCCATTGCCCTCGGCAATCGCAAGACGATTGACCTGCAGGACTTGCCCGCCTCCATCCGCGCTGCCGGCTCCACCGTTCCCGTGCCCGCGGAAGCGCCGGCGCCGGGCGCGCCCGCCATCGGGCCGGGCTCCACTGACCTCGAGGACATCGAGCGCCAGACCATCCAGCGCGTCTTCCAGCAGGTCGGAGGCGACAAAGCCCGCGCCGGAAAGATGCTGGGCATCAGCCGCGCCACCTTGTATCGCAAGCTCAAGCGCTATCATATCGAAGCCGGCGAGAGTGTTGACTCCACGGCAGTCAGCGCCGCGCAAAACAACTAG
- a CDS encoding winged helix-turn-helix domain-containing protein, translating into MDTGELLKEGARIRLQDQPFQILCILLEKPGRVVTREELKSRVWPADTFVEFDQGVYSAIRRLRDALCDSAESPRYVETLARRGYRFVAPVDAGKIPPSPSAEPTLAIPAPLPRPGSWNALPWVLLISLFGIGLCWFAWRHFKARPTADPHTPRIRALVVLPLENPSHDPEQGYFADGMSDELVTQQGQISAVKVMSRTSAIHYKGTHKTLPEISRELHVDTVVEGSVQRSGNRVRINVQLIDAASDQHIWASSYERDLSDTLVLQAEVAQAIVGEIAARLTPREQSRLATAGTVDPQAQDDYLLGRFYWNTGTEEGLQTAIRHFKRAIAKDPRYARAYAGLADAYRDLGDPYRGRHRAIETLPQAKAMAKKALELDPSLGEAHSALAGIVNLLDWDWAAAEKHYRLGLQLSPSYAKGHMDYGLYLAALRRNDEARTQIEEAIELDPLRADYRNALAVLALMSRQYDRAIEQYRGLGARGFSIGLAWSYMMKQMYPEAIAVLENKIRQVGPDPNLLSFLAEAYGGAGRRDEAERTIHDAGEGPASLCESHPYCRRVYRARRQEPGAQLAGTWV; encoded by the coding sequence TTGGACACCGGCGAGTTGCTTAAAGAGGGTGCGCGAATCAGGCTCCAGGACCAGCCCTTCCAGATTCTCTGCATCCTGCTGGAAAAGCCCGGCCGAGTGGTAACCAGGGAGGAGTTGAAGAGCCGGGTCTGGCCCGCCGACACGTTCGTGGAATTCGACCAGGGTGTGTACAGCGCCATCCGGCGCTTGCGGGACGCACTGTGCGACTCGGCGGAGTCTCCGCGTTATGTCGAGACCCTGGCGCGGCGGGGGTATCGCTTCGTTGCGCCAGTGGACGCAGGAAAGATTCCCCCAAGCCCCTCCGCAGAACCCACCCTTGCTATTCCGGCCCCACTGCCTCGCCCTGGGTCTTGGAACGCGCTCCCATGGGTCTTGCTCATATCGTTGTTTGGTATCGGGCTTTGCTGGTTTGCCTGGCGACATTTCAAAGCCAGGCCGACTGCCGACCCCCATACTCCCCGGATAAGGGCGTTGGTGGTGCTGCCCCTGGAGAATCCTTCGCATGATCCCGAGCAAGGCTACTTCGCCGATGGAATGTCCGACGAGTTGGTCACACAACAGGGGCAAATCAGCGCCGTCAAGGTCATGTCGCGAACCTCGGCCATACATTACAAAGGAACGCACAAGACGCTTCCCGAAATCAGTCGGGAGCTCCACGTCGACACCGTGGTCGAAGGTTCGGTGCAACGTTCCGGCAATCGGGTGCGGATCAACGTCCAACTGATCGACGCCGCCAGCGACCAGCACATTTGGGCCAGCAGCTATGAACGCGACCTGAGCGACACATTGGTTTTGCAGGCGGAGGTGGCCCAGGCTATCGTCGGAGAGATAGCTGCCCGGCTCACTCCGCGGGAACAGAGTCGGCTGGCGACAGCCGGAACGGTTGATCCACAGGCCCAGGACGATTACCTGCTGGGGCGTTTCTACTGGAACACGGGGACGGAAGAGGGCTTACAGACAGCAATTCGACATTTCAAGCGAGCAATCGCCAAGGACCCGCGCTACGCTCGCGCCTACGCCGGACTGGCCGACGCCTATCGCGACCTGGGAGATCCGTACCGTGGACGTCATCGCGCAATCGAAACCTTGCCCCAGGCCAAGGCAATGGCGAAGAAAGCATTGGAACTGGATCCCTCTCTGGGAGAAGCTCATAGTGCTCTGGCCGGCATCGTCAATTTGTTGGACTGGGATTGGGCGGCAGCCGAGAAGCACTACCGGCTGGGCCTGCAACTGAGTCCCAGCTATGCCAAGGGCCACATGGACTACGGCCTTTATCTGGCGGCGCTGAGGCGAAACGACGAGGCCCGCACCCAGATAGAGGAGGCGATCGAACTGGATCCCTTGCGGGCCGACTACCGAAATGCACTGGCCGTGCTGGCACTGATGTCAAGGCAGTACGACCGTGCCATTGAGCAATATCGAGGGTTAGGCGCCAGAGGATTTAGCATCGGCCTAGCTTGGTCCTACATGATGAAGCAAATGTACCCGGAAGCGATTGCCGTGTTAGAGAACAAGATAAGACAAGTCGGCCCGGACCCAAATCTGCTGTCGTTTCTGGCGGAGGCCTACGGTGGTGCCGGGAGGAGAGACGAAGCGGAAAGAACAATCCATGATGCTGGCGAAGGCCCGGCTTCACTATGTGAATCCCACCCATATTGCCGGCGCGTATATCGGGCTCGGCGACAAGAACCAGGTGCTCAGTTGGCTGGAACGTGGGTTTGA
- the uvrB gene encoding excinuclease ABC subunit UvrB, whose translation MPDFKLVSEYKPRGDQEKAIDSLTRGVFDGDKHQVLLGVTGSGKTYTMAKVMEQINRPTLVLAHNKTLAAQLYHEFKSFFPHNAVEYFVSYYDYYQPEAYIPAGDVYIEKEATINEELDKLRLSATKSLFERRDCIIVASVSCIYGLGSPEAYYGMLLFLEKGQKIKRGDILRKLVEILYERNDSDFRRGTFRVRGDVIEIFPTYDDNAYRIELWGDQVESLSQIDPLFGTVKQKYARLPIYPKTHYVMKAETKSAAVDSILQELAWWEAELEKQGRLVESQRVHQRTRFDVEMMKEVGYCHGIENYSRHFTGRLPGEPPPTLLDYVARDFLLFIDESHQTIPQLHGMWHGDRSRKETLIEYGFRLPSALDNRPLTFEEFEHRVNQLVYVSATPGPYELTKSAGVVVEQIIRPTGLIDPEVEVRPVKGQIDDLLHEIRGRVEKSERVLVTTLTKRMAEDLAEYYSEVGVRCRYMHSEIETLERVKILRDLRKGEFDVLIGINLLREGLDLPEVSLVAILDADKEGFLRSAGSLIQTMGRCARNLHGRAVLYADRMTDSMKKAIDETTRRRAIQSAYNEEHGITPESIVRPLEMSLAHIVEADYVDVTEQAEGIPEFKSQEELDAYIAKLEVEMREAAKRFEFEQAAKLRDTIRDLRTQEFLFA comes from the coding sequence ATGCCCGACTTCAAGCTCGTCAGTGAATACAAGCCCCGCGGCGACCAGGAGAAGGCCATCGACTCCCTCACGCGCGGTGTTTTCGACGGCGACAAGCACCAGGTCCTGCTCGGCGTCACCGGCTCGGGCAAGACCTACACCATGGCCAAGGTCATGGAGCAGATCAACCGCCCCACGCTGGTACTGGCCCACAACAAGACCCTGGCGGCACAGCTCTACCACGAGTTCAAGAGCTTCTTCCCGCACAATGCGGTCGAGTACTTTGTATCGTATTACGATTATTATCAGCCGGAAGCCTACATTCCCGCCGGCGACGTTTACATCGAGAAAGAGGCCACCATCAACGAGGAGCTCGACAAGCTCCGGCTCTCCGCCACCAAGTCGCTGTTCGAGCGCCGCGACTGCATCATCGTCGCCTCGGTGAGCTGCATCTACGGCCTAGGCTCGCCGGAGGCCTACTACGGCATGCTGCTGTTCCTCGAGAAGGGGCAAAAGATCAAGCGCGGAGACATTCTGCGCAAGCTGGTCGAGATCCTCTACGAGCGCAACGACAGCGACTTCCGCCGCGGCACCTTCCGCGTGCGCGGCGACGTAATCGAAATCTTCCCCACCTACGACGACAACGCCTACCGGATCGAACTCTGGGGCGACCAGGTCGAGTCGCTCAGCCAAATTGATCCGCTCTTCGGCACGGTCAAGCAGAAATACGCGCGCCTCCCGATCTACCCCAAGACGCACTACGTCATGAAGGCGGAAACCAAGAGCGCAGCGGTCGATTCCATCCTCCAGGAACTGGCGTGGTGGGAGGCGGAACTGGAAAAGCAGGGACGGCTGGTGGAATCGCAGCGCGTCCACCAGCGCACCCGCTTCGACGTCGAGATGATGAAGGAAGTCGGCTATTGCCACGGCATCGAGAATTATTCCCGCCACTTCACCGGCCGCCTGCCGGGCGAGCCGCCGCCGACGCTGCTCGATTACGTCGCGCGCGATTTCCTGCTCTTCATCGACGAGTCGCACCAGACCATCCCGCAGCTTCACGGCATGTGGCACGGCGACCGCTCGCGCAAGGAAACCCTTATCGAGTACGGCTTCCGCCTGCCCTCCGCGCTCGACAATCGCCCACTCACCTTCGAGGAATTCGAGCACCGCGTCAACCAACTCGTCTACGTCTCGGCCACGCCCGGCCCTTACGAACTGACCAAGTCCGCCGGCGTGGTCGTCGAGCAGATCATCCGTCCTACCGGACTGATTGATCCGGAAGTCGAAGTCCGCCCCGTCAAGGGCCAGATTGACGACCTGCTGCACGAAATCCGCGGGCGCGTGGAAAAAAGTGAACGTGTGCTGGTGACCACGCTCACCAAGCGCATGGCAGAAGATTTGGCGGAGTACTACAGCGAGGTCGGCGTGCGCTGCCGCTATATGCACTCCGAGATCGAGACCCTGGAACGGGTGAAAATCTTGCGCGACCTGCGCAAGGGCGAATTCGACGTCCTCATCGGCATCAACCTGTTGCGCGAAGGCCTCGACCTGCCCGAAGTCTCACTCGTGGCCATTCTCGACGCCGACAAGGAAGGGTTCCTGCGCTCCGCCGGCTCGCTCATCCAGACCATGGGACGTTGCGCCCGCAACCTGCACGGCCGCGCCGTTCTTTATGCCGATCGCATGACCGACTCGATGAAGAAGGCGATTGACGAAACCACGCGCCGCCGCGCCATCCAGAGCGCCTACAACGAAGAACACGGGATCACGCCCGAGTCCATCGTGCGCCCGCTGGAGATGTCACTGGCGCACATCGTCGAAGCCGATTACGTGGACGTTACCGAGCAGGCCGAGGGCATTCCGGAATTCAAGTCGCAGGAGGAGTTGGACGCTTACATTGCCAAGCTGGAGGTGGAAATGCGCGAGGCCGCCAAGCGCTTCGAATTCGAACAAGCCGCCAAGCTGCGCGACACCATCCGCGACTTGCGTACGCAAGAATTCCTCTTCGCCTGA
- a CDS encoding DUF4118 domain-containing protein, translated as MKSLRTYAVVLGSVAAAAGITWLLRPTMQEAVSIVFLGAVTVSARYGGVAPGLTAAALSVLSFEYLFHRTPETVESAIAWAVRTILFVAASLMVSYFEASLRNALEQVEAANRDLRDILDHTRRLESLLPICAGCKRIRNKKGEWVVVERYLHDTAGTNFTHGLCPVCLQRYTGEDTGTAA; from the coding sequence ATGAAGTCCCTGCGCACCTACGCCGTGGTGCTGGGCTCAGTGGCGGCCGCCGCCGGGATCACCTGGCTGCTGCGCCCCACCATGCAGGAAGCCGTGTCGATTGTGTTCCTGGGCGCGGTGACGGTCAGCGCTAGGTATGGCGGGGTGGCGCCTGGACTGACTGCGGCGGCGCTCTCCGTCCTGTCGTTTGAATATCTTTTTCACCGCACACCGGAGACGGTCGAGAGCGCCATCGCCTGGGCGGTGCGCACGATCCTGTTCGTGGCCGCTTCGCTCATGGTCAGCTACTTCGAAGCCTCTTTGCGCAATGCCCTGGAACAGGTCGAGGCGGCGAATCGGGACCTGCGGGACATCCTGGACCACACCCGGCGGCTGGAATCGCTGCTCCCCATCTGCGCCGGCTGCAAACGCATCCGCAATAAAAAGGGCGAATGGGTGGTGGTCGAGCGCTACCTGCACGACACCGCCGGCACCAATTTCACCCATGGGCTGTGCCCCGTCTGCCTGCAGCGGTACACGGGAGAGGACACAGGCACGGCGGCGTAG
- a CDS encoding class I SAM-dependent methyltransferase, with product MDSTLRFSNRVEDYARYRPGYPPQVLETLRRECGLTAQSLIADVGCGTGILSRLFCDAENWVYGVEPNASMLQAARESLRAYPKFTAVHAPAEATTLPTAAVDFVTAAQAFHWFDPKETRREFTRILKPGGWVVLLWNERRMDATPFMVAYEHLLVRFGVDYHKVKPLWNKNSLPEFFGAAGFRKAVFDNPQIFDRAGLTGRVLSASYMPHRGHPNFAPMLGAIDNMFDAYQKDGQLRMEQETMMFYGKL from the coding sequence ATGGACTCGACACTACGATTCTCCAACCGCGTTGAAGACTACGCCCGCTACCGCCCGGGATATCCGCCGCAGGTGCTGGAAACGCTGCGGCGCGAATGCGGGCTGACGGCGCAGTCGTTGATCGCCGACGTCGGCTGCGGCACCGGCATCTTGTCGCGGCTATTTTGCGATGCGGAGAATTGGGTGTACGGGGTCGAGCCGAACGCGTCTATGCTCCAGGCCGCGCGCGAGTCGCTGCGCGCCTACCCGAAATTTACCGCCGTGCACGCCCCTGCCGAGGCGACCACGCTTCCCACCGCCGCGGTGGACTTTGTTACCGCCGCGCAGGCGTTCCACTGGTTCGATCCGAAGGAAACGCGACGGGAGTTCACGCGCATCCTCAAGCCGGGGGGCTGGGTGGTGCTGCTGTGGAACGAGCGCCGCATGGACGCCACGCCGTTCATGGTGGCCTACGAGCATTTGCTGGTGCGCTTCGGCGTTGACTACCACAAGGTCAAACCGTTGTGGAATAAGAACTCGCTGCCGGAGTTCTTCGGCGCCGCCGGTTTTCGCAAAGCCGTGTTCGACAACCCACAGATCTTCGATCGCGCCGGGCTGACGGGCAGGGTTCTTTCCGCCTCGTACATGCCGCACCGCGGACATCCGAACTTTGCGCCGATGCTGGGGGCGATTGACAATATGTTTGACGCCTACCAGAAGGACGGACAGTTGCGGATGGAGCAGGAGACCATGATGTTTTATGGGAAGTTGTGA
- a CDS encoding HAD hydrolase-like protein, whose product MLKVNRQIRGDDIRLVIFDLDGTLVDSRLDLANSVNGMLRHFGRPELPIEVIASYIGDGAPMLIRRALADPDDETLLKSALEFFLTYYREHKLDTTMVYAGVFEALRSIRICGNGAGMERRMAVLSNKPVNPSRAIVEALGLGEFFTQVYGGNSFLTKKPDPLGALTLARENAVEPRQALIVGDSDIDVLTARNAGMWSCGVTYGFAPHSLEQAPPDVMADSPRELPLIFRNQPPDPDAQAAIPGTPA is encoded by the coding sequence ATGCTGAAGGTCAACCGGCAAATCCGCGGCGACGACATCCGCCTCGTCATCTTCGACCTGGACGGCACGCTGGTGGACTCACGCCTCGACCTGGCCAATTCGGTCAACGGCATGCTCCGCCATTTCGGGAGGCCGGAGTTGCCGATCGAGGTGATCGCCAGTTACATCGGCGACGGCGCGCCCATGCTGATCCGCCGCGCACTCGCCGATCCTGACGATGAAACCCTCCTGAAATCCGCGCTGGAGTTTTTCCTTACCTACTACCGCGAGCACAAGCTGGACACGACTATGGTTTACGCCGGAGTTTTTGAAGCCCTGCGTTCTATTCGCATCTGCGGCAATGGCGCCGGTATGGAGCGCCGCATGGCGGTGCTTTCCAACAAGCCGGTGAACCCTTCGCGCGCCATCGTGGAGGCGCTTGGCCTGGGCGAATTCTTCACGCAAGTCTACGGCGGCAACAGCTTCCTCACCAAGAAACCCGACCCGCTGGGCGCTCTCACCCTGGCCCGCGAGAACGCCGTCGAGCCGCGCCAAGCGCTGATTGTCGGCGACTCCGACATTGACGTGCTCACCGCCCGCAATGCCGGCATGTGGAGCTGCGGCGTGACCTACGGCTTCGCGCCGCACTCGCTGGAGCAGGCTCCGCCCGACGTCATGGCGGACTCACCGCGCGAACTGCCGCTCATTTTCAGAAACCAGCCGCCCGATCCCGATGCGCAAGCAGCAATTCCCGGGACCCCAGCCTAA
- a CDS encoding dehydrogenase E1 component subunit alpha/beta — MATSKIEPKPARCETGSEPSYQGLTVPQLVRMYRLMFLSRRVDDREILLKRQQKIFFQISGAGHEALGIAAGMTLKPGYDWFYPYYRDRTLCLALGMTPYEQLLQAVGAADDPSSGGRQMPSHWASKKLNIVTQSSPTGTQLLQAVGCAEAARYLTRHPDAVQKVAGDYRQFKDVVFHGDEVVYVSAGEGTTSEGEFWEAMNTASTRTLPVLFLIQDNGYAISVPVEVQTPGGNISRLVANFPNFHFEEVDGTDAIATCAALTRAVAHVRAGNGPGFVHGHVVRPYSHSLSDDERLYRPDSERQDEARRDPITRLQMFLLREGLLDEEGINNLEKEVEEEVLAASDRAAAAAFPDPKSVTVFVYSPNLDPRSEAFHTQPHFPKVEPGKASPGEKTMADLINATLRDEMRRDERIVMFGEDVADCSREQYLQQKLIKGKGGVFKLTAGLQREFGSDRVFNSPLAEANIVGRAIGMGTRGLKPVVEIQFFDYIWPAMHQFRNEMPLIRWRSNNAFSCPLVVRVAIGGYLTGGSIYHSQCGESIFTHIPGLRVVFPSNALDAAGLLRTAIRCDDPVLFLEHKRLYRETFGRAPYPGPDFMLPFGKARVVQHGDDLTVVTYGAVVPRALQAAQRLEREHGLKVEVLDLRTLNPYDWEAIAESVRKTSRVIVAHEDTRSWGYGAEIAARIAEELFEYLDAPVRRVAALDTFVAYQPLLEDEILPQADDLYKAMLKLSEF, encoded by the coding sequence ATGGCGACAAGCAAAATCGAGCCCAAACCGGCGCGGTGCGAAACCGGAAGTGAACCCAGCTACCAAGGCCTGACGGTGCCTCAACTCGTCCGCATGTACCGGCTGATGTTCCTGTCGCGGCGGGTGGATGATCGCGAGATTCTACTCAAGCGGCAGCAGAAGATTTTTTTCCAGATTTCTGGCGCGGGACACGAAGCCTTGGGCATTGCCGCCGGGATGACGCTGAAGCCGGGCTACGACTGGTTCTATCCCTACTATCGCGACCGCACCCTGTGCCTGGCGCTGGGCATGACGCCCTACGAGCAGTTGTTGCAGGCGGTGGGCGCGGCCGATGATCCCAGCTCGGGCGGGCGGCAAATGCCGTCGCACTGGGCAAGCAAGAAGCTGAACATCGTGACCCAGTCTTCGCCGACGGGCACGCAGTTGCTGCAAGCGGTGGGGTGTGCCGAGGCCGCACGGTATCTCACGCGGCATCCGGATGCGGTCCAGAAAGTAGCGGGCGATTATCGCCAGTTCAAGGACGTTGTTTTTCACGGCGACGAGGTGGTGTATGTCTCCGCCGGCGAGGGCACGACCAGCGAGGGCGAGTTCTGGGAGGCGATGAATACTGCCTCCACCCGCACGTTGCCGGTGCTGTTTCTGATCCAGGACAACGGGTACGCCATCTCGGTTCCGGTTGAAGTGCAGACGCCCGGCGGGAATATTTCGCGGCTGGTGGCGAATTTCCCCAATTTTCATTTCGAAGAGGTTGACGGCACCGACGCGATCGCCACCTGCGCCGCCTTAACCAGAGCTGTCGCCCACGTTCGCGCCGGCAACGGGCCGGGGTTCGTGCACGGCCACGTGGTGCGGCCCTATTCCCACTCCCTCTCCGACGACGAGCGTCTCTACCGGCCGGACTCGGAGCGCCAGGACGAAGCCAGGCGTGACCCGATCACGCGGCTGCAGATGTTCCTGCTGCGCGAAGGCCTCCTCGACGAAGAAGGCATTAACAACCTGGAAAAGGAAGTTGAGGAGGAAGTGCTGGCGGCCAGCGACCGTGCCGCCGCCGCCGCTTTCCCGGACCCGAAAAGCGTGACCGTGTTCGTGTACTCTCCGAACCTCGACCCGCGCTCCGAAGCGTTCCACACGCAGCCACACTTCCCCAAGGTTGAACCCGGCAAGGCATCGCCCGGCGAAAAGACCATGGCGGACCTGATCAACGCCACCTTGCGCGACGAGATGCGTCGCGATGAACGCATCGTGATGTTCGGCGAAGACGTGGCGGACTGCTCGCGCGAGCAGTACCTGCAGCAGAAGCTGATCAAGGGCAAGGGCGGGGTGTTCAAGCTGACCGCCGGGCTGCAGCGCGAATTCGGTTCCGACCGCGTCTTCAATTCGCCGCTGGCGGAAGCTAATATCGTGGGACGAGCTATCGGCATGGGAACCCGCGGGCTGAAGCCCGTGGTCGAAATCCAGTTTTTCGATTACATCTGGCCGGCGATGCACCAGTTTCGCAACGAGATGCCGCTGATCCGCTGGCGCTCCAACAATGCTTTCTCCTGCCCGCTGGTCGTGCGGGTGGCGATCGGCGGATACCTGACCGGCGGCTCCATCTATCATTCGCAGTGCGGTGAGAGCATTTTCACGCACATTCCCGGCCTGCGCGTGGTGTTTCCGTCGAACGCGCTGGATGCCGCCGGCCTGCTGCGCACCGCCATCCGCTGCGACGATCCGGTGCTGTTCCTGGAGCACAAGCGGCTGTACCGCGAGACCTTCGGGCGGGCGCCCTATCCCGGGCCGGATTTCATGCTGCCGTTCGGCAAGGCGCGCGTGGTGCAACATGGCGATGACTTAACGGTCGTAACGTACGGCGCGGTAGTGCCGCGGGCGTTGCAGGCGGCGCAGCGGCTGGAGCGCGAGCACGGCCTCAAGGTCGAAGTGCTCGACCTGCGCACCCTGAATCCGTACGACTGGGAGGCGATTGCCGAGTCGGTGCGTAAGACCAGCCGGGTGATCGTCGCGCACGAGGATACGCGGAGTTGGGGCTACGGGGCCGAGATTGCCGCTCGGATTGCGGAGGAGTTGTTCGAGTATCTCGACGCGCCGGTGCGCCGCGTGGCTGCCCTCGACACCTTTGTCGCCTATCAGCCGCTGCTGGAGGACGAAATCCTGCCGCAGGCGGACGATCTCTATAAGGCAATGCTGAAACTGAGCGAATTCTAG
- a CDS encoding DoxX family protein, protein MSEFLDRLQPLALLVMRLVLATVMIAHGSQKVFGGMPKFQTIVSHIGFPAWMAYLSAAAEFGGGILVLLGVLTRLAALAITIDLLVAIVKVHAKAGLRGPGGFEFPLSVVVIAFALIFFGAGPISLDSIFSGRPSLPRRRG, encoded by the coding sequence GTGAGCGAATTTCTTGACCGCCTGCAACCTTTGGCCCTGCTCGTCATGCGGCTGGTGCTGGCGACGGTGATGATCGCGCACGGCTCGCAGAAGGTCTTCGGCGGCATGCCGAAATTCCAGACCATAGTCTCCCACATCGGTTTCCCGGCCTGGATGGCCTACTTGTCCGCCGCAGCCGAATTCGGAGGAGGGATTCTGGTGCTGCTCGGTGTCCTGACCCGCTTGGCCGCCTTGGCCATCACCATCGACTTGCTGGTAGCGATCGTCAAGGTGCACGCCAAGGCCGGGCTGCGCGGCCCTGGCGGCTTCGAGTTTCCGCTGTCGGTGGTGGTGATTGCTTTCGCGCTGATTTTCTTTGGCGCCGGACCGATCTCGCTGGATTCGATCTTCAGCGGCCGTCCATCGTTGCCGCGCCGGCGCGGGTAA